From the Leptospira biflexa serovar Patoc strain 'Patoc 1 (Paris)' genome, one window contains:
- a CDS encoding thioredoxin domain-containing protein → MNRKNLAIGGLVVGVLGLLFSFLLAVEYFGIGTDNVAGAACSALGGGDSCLKVAESSYSAIPGVPFLGNIPIALLGFGFYGLLVYTFYLIYKSTNSEEISKLISLVLPVLILGFIFDLILFGISVGIIGTICQLCFITYIVTISLLAIVFLLWKTEGKPKLNIPASIKDGYATFGLVFFFSFSVGFASSKMWVKGESSNTLATSRGMDSKEIQTKIVSYFQEPTLGINVSGSPFIGKKDAPITIVKYADYNCGHCLHTSHILHTVLSEYDGMVKVVYKNFPLDGSCNRLMQQPRPGASSCVAAMAAICADKQGKFEPMYRGLYDNLEKGVAHSGASVVNLGNLIGLNVNSLKACMASKEAQNQLNAEIDEAEKLNIQSTPSLYINDRRIESGTPNPVFLKTLLEQIIQKM, encoded by the coding sequence ATGAATCGTAAAAATTTGGCAATTGGTGGACTCGTCGTAGGAGTTTTAGGACTTCTATTTTCGTTCCTATTAGCAGTCGAGTATTTTGGAATTGGAACAGACAATGTTGCCGGTGCCGCTTGTTCCGCATTAGGTGGTGGTGATTCATGTTTAAAAGTAGCAGAAAGTTCTTATTCGGCGATTCCTGGTGTCCCATTCCTTGGGAATATTCCTATTGCCTTACTTGGTTTTGGATTCTATGGACTCCTCGTTTATACTTTTTATCTCATCTATAAAAGCACAAATTCTGAAGAAATTTCCAAACTGATCTCTCTTGTTCTACCTGTTTTGATACTTGGTTTTATTTTTGATCTTATCTTATTTGGTATTTCGGTTGGGATCATCGGTACCATTTGCCAGTTGTGTTTTATCACATATATTGTGACCATTTCATTACTTGCGATTGTATTTCTATTATGGAAAACAGAAGGGAAACCAAAACTCAATATCCCCGCTTCCATTAAAGATGGTTATGCGACGTTCGGGCTTGTTTTCTTTTTTAGTTTTTCTGTGGGTTTTGCCTCAAGTAAAATGTGGGTAAAGGGTGAGTCCTCAAATACACTTGCCACTTCCAGAGGAATGGATTCCAAAGAAATCCAAACCAAAATTGTTTCATACTTCCAAGAACCAACACTCGGGATCAATGTATCCGGTTCTCCTTTCATTGGAAAGAAGGATGCACCCATCACCATAGTCAAGTATGCAGATTACAATTGTGGTCACTGCCTCCACACAAGTCACATCTTACACACTGTCCTATCTGAATATGATGGAATGGTAAAGGTTGTGTATAAAAATTTTCCTTTGGACGGTTCTTGTAACCGACTCATGCAACAACCACGGCCAGGTGCCTCTTCCTGTGTAGCAGCCATGGCAGCCATTTGTGCCGACAAACAAGGAAAATTTGAACCAATGTACCGCGGTTTGTATGATAATCTAGAAAAAGGTGTGGCTCATTCGGGAGCAAGTGTTGTGAATTTGGGGAATCTCATTGGACTCAATGTCAATTCCCTCAAAGCATGTATGGCATCCAAGGAAGCACAAAACCAATTGAACGCAGAAATTGATGAAGCAGAAAAACTGAATATCCAATCCACTCCTTCTCTTTACATCAATGATCGTCGAATTGAAAGTGGAACACCAAATCCTGTGTTCTTAAAAACTTTACTCGAACAAATCATCCAAAAGATGTAA
- a CDS encoding N-acetylneuraminate synthase family protein produces MDFHIGNKTLTRNSEPYLVAEIGLNHNADLEIGKRTIEKAKESGAHAVKFQTYRTEEFIDTKNPEVKFLFDIFKQYELDEKFHREFQKTALNLGLDFFSTPLCDSAVDLLSNLNVPIFKIASGDIVNLPLLNKVIQTKKPIIVSTGAALPEEVIRAISKFQKENAEVCLLHCVSMYPTPLDKVNLQSIPYYLDTTDYVIGFSDHSDGTLASSLAIGLGAVVIEKHFTLDRNLEGPDHSISMDPVSFKKLAEDTKHSYVMGGKYGKNTHKEETSGWFYGRRSLYKQNQSVMSLRPALHTKDNTVLDSWELDLVGDPSLLPEGPIRVAPIRK; encoded by the coding sequence TTGGATTTTCATATTGGCAATAAAACTCTTACCAGAAACTCAGAACCATATTTAGTAGCAGAGATTGGACTGAACCATAACGCCGACTTAGAAATTGGCAAACGTACGATTGAGAAAGCAAAGGAATCCGGTGCCCATGCGGTAAAGTTCCAAACCTACCGCACAGAAGAATTCATTGATACGAAAAACCCTGAAGTAAAGTTTTTATTTGATATCTTCAAACAATACGAATTGGATGAAAAATTCCATAGAGAATTTCAAAAAACAGCCCTAAATTTGGGGCTCGATTTTTTTTCCACTCCGCTTTGTGATTCTGCAGTTGATTTGTTATCTAACTTAAATGTCCCAATTTTTAAAATTGCTTCTGGAGACATCGTCAACTTACCACTGCTCAACAAAGTGATCCAAACAAAAAAACCCATCATTGTGTCCACGGGGGCAGCTCTGCCAGAAGAAGTGATCCGTGCCATTTCTAAATTCCAAAAAGAGAATGCAGAAGTATGTTTGTTACATTGTGTATCAATGTACCCAACTCCATTGGATAAAGTAAACCTTCAATCCATCCCCTATTATTTGGACACAACAGATTATGTCATTGGTTTCAGTGACCATTCGGATGGAACACTCGCCTCTTCCCTTGCTATTGGACTTGGGGCTGTTGTCATTGAAAAACATTTTACTTTGGATCGAAATTTGGAAGGCCCAGACCATAGCATTTCTATGGACCCAGTATCTTTTAAAAAATTAGCTGAAGATACTAAACATAGTTATGTGATGGGTGGGAAGTATGGAAAAAACACTCACAAAGAAGAAACCAGTGGTTGGTTTTACGGACGAAGGTCTTTGTACAAACAAAACCAATCGGTCATGAGCCTACGACCTGCCCTACATACAAAAGACAATACGGTTTTAGATTCTTGGGAATTGGACTTGGTGGGGGATCCTTCATTATTACCAGAAGGACCCATCCGAGTGGCACCTATCAGAAAATAG
- the feoB gene encoding ferrous iron transport protein B — protein sequence MKEKNIYLVGNPNCGKTTLFNQLTGLNQKTGNFSGVTVEKKEGVVYLPNLELKITDLPGTYGLGGIAEDKKIAYEVLLKRKENEVVIYVLDALNLERGLQFLLQIIDMGVPTLVVLTMKDVLEKKRIQLDLKKLKHSLGLEIVLVNAKSGEGISELKTLLSKEESYRKQKRLWTWGSKEESFLTSLKQKLKITTNEAEFFLSQALKFLNHDPHLQDSRYLNQFPNETKQFLTKELESKPLQFAYQEEMIHRSILIKKIISETIHYPIAIQGSWEERLDRIFLHPILGFVCFFLLMGLLFQSLFSFAEIPMDLIEEGITGLQETIGNVLSDGPLKSLLIEGILGGVGSVVVFVPQIALLFLFIGILEESGYLARASFLMDRLMGKFGLSGKSFIPLLSSAACAVPAILGTRTIENKSDRFTTIMVSPLIMCSARYPVYILIVGTVFSYPPIFGIFNVQGFVLFSMFFLGMIVSFTFALIFRKTVFKENASYFVMELPRYNLPSFKSLFFTVYGKVKSFLATAGQIILYISVILWFLSHFPAEYKDNVWKTSPIETSYIGRVGKVMEPAIEPLGFDWKIGISILTSFAAREVMVSTLAVLYGSEEEGEESESLRETLRADKKPDGSPVWTPLTGLSLLLFFAFASQCMSTLAVTKKETGSLLWPTVQFLYMTTLAIFTSFLVFQLGKILGFV from the coding sequence ATGAAAGAAAAAAATATCTACCTAGTCGGAAATCCAAATTGTGGGAAAACCACTTTATTCAACCAACTCACAGGCCTAAATCAAAAAACGGGGAACTTCAGTGGAGTCACTGTAGAAAAAAAAGAAGGGGTTGTTTATTTACCCAATTTGGAATTAAAGATCACCGACTTACCCGGAACATACGGTCTAGGTGGAATTGCCGAAGATAAAAAGATCGCCTACGAAGTTTTACTCAAACGAAAGGAAAATGAAGTAGTGATTTATGTATTGGATGCTCTCAACCTAGAGAGAGGTCTCCAATTTTTATTACAAATCATCGACATGGGTGTGCCCACTCTTGTTGTCCTCACGATGAAGGATGTCCTCGAAAAAAAAAGAATCCAATTGGATTTGAAAAAATTAAAACATTCCCTTGGACTAGAAATTGTTCTTGTAAATGCAAAGTCAGGTGAAGGGATCTCTGAACTTAAAACATTATTATCCAAAGAAGAATCGTATCGAAAACAAAAACGGTTATGGACATGGGGATCCAAAGAAGAATCCTTTTTAACTTCCCTAAAACAAAAACTCAAAATTACAACCAATGAAGCGGAGTTTTTTCTTTCGCAGGCACTTAAATTTTTAAATCATGACCCACACTTACAGGACAGTCGCTACCTAAACCAATTCCCTAACGAAACCAAACAATTTTTAACCAAAGAATTGGAATCAAAACCCTTACAGTTTGCATACCAAGAAGAGATGATCCACAGATCCATCTTGATCAAAAAAATCATCTCTGAGACGATTCATTATCCAATTGCAATACAAGGGAGTTGGGAAGAACGATTGGACCGTATCTTTTTACATCCCATTTTAGGTTTTGTATGTTTTTTTCTACTGATGGGATTACTCTTCCAAAGTCTTTTTAGTTTTGCTGAAATTCCAATGGATTTGATTGAGGAAGGAATCACAGGTCTTCAAGAAACCATTGGGAACGTTTTATCCGATGGGCCATTGAAATCACTCCTCATAGAAGGGATATTAGGTGGAGTGGGAAGCGTTGTTGTTTTTGTTCCACAAATAGCATTACTTTTTTTGTTCATTGGGATTTTAGAAGAATCTGGTTATTTAGCAAGAGCAAGTTTTCTCATGGATCGTTTGATGGGGAAATTTGGACTTTCTGGAAAATCCTTTATCCCACTTCTTTCGTCAGCCGCCTGTGCGGTTCCTGCCATCCTTGGAACAAGGACCATTGAAAACAAATCGGATCGTTTTACAACGATTATGGTGTCACCACTCATCATGTGTTCGGCAAGATACCCTGTTTACATTTTGATTGTGGGAACTGTTTTTAGTTACCCACCAATATTTGGAATTTTCAATGTCCAAGGTTTTGTTTTGTTTTCCATGTTCTTTCTCGGAATGATAGTGAGTTTCACTTTTGCACTCATCTTTCGTAAGACTGTCTTCAAAGAAAATGCTTCTTATTTTGTGATGGAATTGCCTAGATACAACCTACCTTCCTTCAAAAGTTTATTTTTTACTGTCTACGGAAAAGTGAAATCATTTTTGGCGACGGCAGGTCAGATCATCCTTTATATCTCTGTGATTTTATGGTTTTTAAGCCACTTCCCCGCCGAATACAAAGACAATGTTTGGAAAACAAGCCCCATCGAAACTTCCTATATTGGACGTGTGGGAAAGGTAATGGAACCTGCCATCGAACCTCTTGGTTTTGATTGGAAAATTGGAATCTCCATTCTAACTTCGTTTGCAGCCAGGGAAGTGATGGTTTCCACCTTAGCAGTATTATACGGATCGGAAGAGGAAGGTGAGGAATCCGAATCCTTACGGGAAACACTTCGGGCTGACAAAAAACCAGATGGATCCCCTGTTTGGACTCCACTCACAGGACTTTCCCTCCTCCTCTTTTTTGCCTTTGCTAGCCAATGTATGTCCACCCTTGCTGTGACAAAAAAGGAAACAGGGAGTTTGCTTTGGCCGACAGTCCAATTTTTGTACATGACAACACTTGCGATCTTTACCTCCTTTCTGGTATTCCAATTGGGAAAAATTTTAGGATTTGTTTAA
- a CDS encoding FeoA family protein → MTLLDLNEGETAEIVSINLDQLPKPMITELLELGFFPGAQIVLKTKSKYLGKLICLLGGTTIGLRMKDGEAILLKTTKQ, encoded by the coding sequence ATGACACTTTTAGATTTAAACGAAGGGGAAACTGCTGAAATTGTATCCATCAATTTGGACCAATTACCAAAACCAATGATCACAGAACTGTTAGAGCTGGGATTTTTCCCTGGTGCACAAATCGTTTTAAAAACCAAATCCAAATACCTTGGTAAATTGATTTGTTTATTAGGGGGCACCACCATTGGTCTTCGAATGAAAGATGGAGAAGCGATTTTACTGAAAACCACCAAACAATGA